One genomic region from Ornithinimicrobium flavum encodes:
- a CDS encoding rhodanese-like domain-containing protein: MDELPATSVTDLPDDALVLDVREPDEWAAGHAPGAIHIPMGDIPARLDEVPAADETLPVICRSGGRSERTVQWLVQQGFDVANVTGGMRAWSAAGKAMTSESGEEPRVL; encoded by the coding sequence ATGGACGAGCTCCCCGCCACCTCCGTGACCGACCTGCCCGACGACGCCCTCGTGCTCGACGTCCGTGAGCCCGACGAGTGGGCGGCCGGCCACGCCCCGGGCGCGATCCACATCCCCATGGGCGACATCCCGGCCCGCCTGGACGAGGTGCCGGCCGCCGACGAGACCCTGCCCGTCATCTGCCGCAGCGGTGGCCGGTCCGAGCGGACGGTCCAGTGGCTGGTGCAGCAGGGCTTCGACGTCGCGAACGTCACGGGCGGCATGCGCGCCTGGTCCGCCGCGGGCAAGGCGATGACCTCCGAGAGCGGCGAGGAG